The Akkermansia muciniphila genome includes the window CCAACTGCAACGCCTACCGTTTTGACGCCAACGCGGAATACGTGGTGGAGCAAGCCGTGCTTCTCGCTTCCCGGGAACAGCGTTCCGTCACTCCGGAAGACCTGGAAAAGTAGGAAGAGCCCTGCTCCCGCCGCTTTCCGGCGCCCCCTCCTTTTTCCACAGTTTTACCTGCCGAACCGTTTTGATGCTAAAAGCGGCCTCCGCTTTTACGGAGGCCATGCGCGTTCCCTTTTCCGGCCCCCGCCGCCCGGCATGGTTCCCCGTTATTTGCGCAGGTCCGCAATGCGCAGGATGGTGGCCTCAATCAGATTGGCCGGGCATGAAGCGCCCGCCGTAATCCCCACCTTCAGGGATTTACCCAGATTCTGCACCACCGGTTCCGTGGTCATGCGGCGCACTTCCCGCGTCTTCGTGTCAAAAGCATCCACGTACTGGATGGACTTGATGCATTCCGCAGACTCAATGAAATATGTGGGTATATGCTCCCTGGCAATATCCACCAGGTGCGTGGTGTTGGAACTATTGTAGCCGCCCACCACGAACATCACGTCCAGCGGATTTTTCAGAAGCTCGTACAGGGCGTCCTGGCGGTCCTGGGTGGCGCCGCAAATGGTATCAAACACATAAAAATTGTCATCGTCCCCGTCCCGTTGGACGACGGCGTCCTTCACCATCCTCTGGAGCGTCTGCGTCTCCGTCTTCAGCATGGTGGTCTGGTTGGCGATGCCCACTTCTTCCAGGTCCCGGTCCGGGTCAAAGCCGGGGGAATAGCTGCCTTCAAACCGCTTCAGGAACGCCTCGCGGTCTCCATGGCCCAGAATATAGTCGCACAGGATGCGGGCGTCCTCCAGATCATAAACCACCAGATACTTTCCTCTTCCCTTTTCTCCCAGGGCGCGGGAGGCCGTGGCGCTGGTTTCCTCATGGGTGGCCTTGCCGTGAATGATGGAGGTAATCCCCATGGCGGCGTAATTCTTCACCCTTTTCCAGACCTTCATCACGTCCCCGCAGGTGGTGTCCACAATCTGCACGCCCTTCTCCTCCAGCGC containing:
- a CDS encoding 4-hydroxy-3-methylbut-2-enyl diphosphate reductase — encoded protein: MNQDSTRKARVNVRRAEVMEQVEKEIQEHYQSELISHIRSAGNVYNLGHTEFFLAREFGFCNGVRRAIDIAYAARRVFPDRNIYLIGDIIHNPEVNRQLEEMGIQKLPWKQLDASYDRIAADDVVIIPAFGVPTSFMEALEEKGVQIVDTTCGDVMKVWKRVKNYAAMGITSIIHGKATHEETSATASRALGEKGRGKYLVVYDLEDARILCDYILGHGDREAFLKRFEGSYSPGFDPDRDLEEVGIANQTTMLKTETQTLQRMVKDAVVQRDGDDDNFYVFDTICGATQDRQDALYELLKNPLDVMFVVGGYNSSNTTHLVDIAREHIPTYFIESAECIKSIQYVDAFDTKTREVRRMTTEPVVQNLGKSLKVGITAGASCPANLIEATILRIADLRK